The Fusobacterium pseudoperiodonticum DNA window CACCAAACTTTTCATTTTTATTTGCTCTTTTTGCTTCATTATAACAAATAAATGCTGATATATCTGCTCCCGCACCAGGTATAGCTCCTATTAATGTCCCAAGAATACCTGATTTTAAGATAGTAGGCATACAATGTTTAAGTTCTTTTAAATTCATATAATTTTTATTTTTAACAGTCTCTACATTAACTTCCTTCTCTGTTATAACTTCTTCTATTTGAACTAATACCTCAGAAACTGCAAATAAACCAATTAAAACAGGAATAACAGAGAAACCATTTAATAAATCTACGTTATCAAATGTGAATCTTGGAAAACTTGTGATTGCATCCATTCCAACTGTTGAAATTAGTAAACCAATTACCCCCGCCAATATTCCTTTTAAAAAATTTCCTGAAGAAATACTTGCTATAATTGTTAGCCCAAAAAGTGCCAATGCAAAATATTCTGGGGATGAAAATTTCAATGCAAATTTTGCAAGAATAGGTGAAATTGTGACAAGTGCTACACAACTGATTAACCCACCTATTGCTGAAGCTATTGTTGATACACTTAAAGCCTTTGCAGCCATTCCTTTCTTAACTAATGGATAACCATCAATACAAGTAGCTGCTGAAGCAGGAGTTCCAGGAGTATTTAATAATATAGCAGAAATAGATCCACCATATATAGCACCAATATATATTCCTACAAGCATTATTAAACCAGTAACTGGTTCCATTCCAAAAGTAAATGGTAATAAAATAGCAACTCCCATAGTAGCTGTTAAACCAGGTAAAGCACCTATTACTATTCCACCAGTAACACCTACACAAAGATATAAAAAATTAGATAGATGAAGAGCTGTCATTAGACCATTTAATAAATATTGACCCATCATTTCCTCCATTAAATAAAGATTCCTTCTGGTAAACTTACATTAAATCCTTTAGAAAAAAGTAAATAAATAACAGATGAAAATACAACTGAAAAAATTATATTTATCAAAAGAGATTTACTTTTTAACAAAAATATAATAGAAATCATAAATATTATAGTCGATGTAAGATAACCTAATTTTTCAATTAAAAATACGTAAACAATAAAAAAGATTATCGTTATAACTGAATATTTTAAATTTGGATTTTTATTTTTAATTTTTGAATAATTTTTATTTTTTATTGAAAAAATTAATAATATTAGTGCTATAAGAAATAGA harbors:
- a CDS encoding tripartite tricarboxylate transporter TctB family protein, which gives rise to MLERLFLLFLCIISAFLYFITFNFEVFEMDKYSLGPAFFPRLICIILFLIALILLIFSIKNKNYSKIKNKNPNLKYSVITIIFFIVYVFLIEKLGYLTSTIIFMISIIFLLKSKSLLINIIFSVVFSSVIYLLFSKGFNVSLPEGIFI
- a CDS encoding tripartite tricarboxylate transporter permease, translating into MEEMMGQYLLNGLMTALHLSNFLYLCVGVTGGIVIGALPGLTATMGVAILLPFTFGMEPVTGLIMLVGIYIGAIYGGSISAILLNTPGTPASAATCIDGYPLVKKGMAAKALSVSTIASAIGGLISCVALVTISPILAKFALKFSSPEYFALALFGLTIIASISSGNFLKGILAGVIGLLISTVGMDAITSFPRFTFDNVDLLNGFSVIPVLIGLFAVSEVLVQIEEVITEKEVNVETVKNKNYMNLKELKHCMPTILKSGILGTLIGAIPGAGADISAFICYNEAKRANKNEKFGEGSLIGVAAPESGNNGVTGGALVPLLTLGVPGDAVAAVLLGALIIQGLTPGPLLFEQNPDIVYGLFSAMIIGNILLLIIGLAGIKFYSKIVDIPKKFMIPCILVLSTIGSYSMNNSVFDIFITLTFGVVGYIMTKINIPISPIVLSVILGPMLETNLRKSVIMYEGSYSFLYTRPITIFFLLLTFISVYSSIHKYLKKDKTQNI